aactttttaaattttttaattgtatatatatatatatatatatatatatatatatacatatgtatatatatgtttatttgtttttgagagagagcaaggagaggaagggctgagagagaggagacacagaatccgaagcaggctccaggctctgacctgtccacacagagcccgacgcgggaaaaaaaaaatttttttttaaagccacttaCCGGCTCTGTGACCCTgaacaagtgacttaacctctctatgccaTTTTCTAATCAGAAATGGGTCTAATAATAGTACCTTCCTCATGGATTCGTCACAAGTATTAGATGTAAAGTGCCAGTGCCTAGAGCTTACCAAAAGCTAGATCAGTGTTGACTGTTCTTACTACTGTTATTGTTGCTAATCCAATTTATTGCTGTGGGATCTGGATTAAAgcccccttcccctttctgtcCTTTTGGTTTATAAAACAGGAAGCATAATCTGTCTTACCAGAGATGCTGTTGGCTTGGGGAAAAACAGGGGTTATGATTTTAGAGAATCCTAGCTATGGGTTTGAATCAGAACTATAACTCTTAAGAACCATATTCAGACAAACCACACAGCttaagcctcatttttttttaatctgttaaatgGAGTGATAATGCCAAACttgcaaggtttttttgtttgtttttttgttttagtttatttattatttgttttgagagagagaatgagagcatgagtgcatgagcaggggagggacagagagggagggagacggagaatcctaaacaggctccacgctgtcagcgcagcgCCGGGCTGGGGGCTCGAAgtgatgaaccgtgagatcatgacctgagccgagatcaagagtcagatgcttaaccgaccaaaccacccaggctccccttgcaAGGTTGTTTTAAGGAGGCGAGAGAATTATATCCAGTTCTGTAAGTAGCAGCTGGTATGAGTATTTTAGTCAACAAGAAAGACAAAGGCACATATGAAAATTATGAAGCAAACGCCTTGGTAGGTGACACTATATCTGCTTTTCATAGTTATGTCTGAATTTGATAGTGTCACATTCGTTTGTTCTTCCTGCCTGTGATCAGATGCGCTACAGTTCCTCCAGTAGCCTTGTCATTCAATGTCCAGGAAGTCCTTTGACATAGTTTAGGGATACCTTACTGTGATATCTTCTAGTGTTCCATATTCAGCATTCCTGCTGACTTTCAGAAATACGGAACAGCTCTGAAGCAGGCACTGCCAGCTGACTCTGGGCTCCTTTGGTGCCTAGAATTTTTTGTGATCTGTGTGGCTGTGATCCTGCTTGAATGTACTTCAAGAATTCAGATTAATGGAGGATTCATATCTGCAGACTGGCCTTAGGAAAATCTACAGCTAAAACAGATGCAGTGCTGTGTTTGGGCATTTCTGACTACTACACGGTCAGTACTCAAGGAAAGGAAGACTCTTCAGGGCCAACAAGTTCTGAATTTATAAGGCTGAGCACATGTGCAGGTCATATGGCGTGCCAGGCAGCAGAGGTGACAGTCGATTCCAACGGGGACATCCTCTGAGGGGTCGTGTCAAAGGCCGCTGGAAGATACTGATATGGGAACTCTGCAAGGACTCAGCATCACTGACTTCAGTCTTGTCATAATCCGGCACTACCTAGAGACTGGGATTTCATACTCTGGCCAAAGGGTCTAACTgtaatttattaaagttttatttagaaGTACGTAGATTAAGACACCTTAACATCTACAGCATATTTGTTAGTTtaagaaaacagcatggagttggACCCCATTCCACCCCATTTGATCAACCAAGAGCATCTGCTGTGTCTTCAAAGGAAATGGCAGGCAGTACTCCTCAGAGGGGTTATGGGCCATGGACTTCTCAAAGGGTCTGAGGTGACCCAGCCACTTTCAAGGTCCCAAGGGAGCCCAGAGATTAAATGCGTAAGGGCAGGAACTAAAGGAGTCAAGACTCTAGTGTTTATAACAAAATACAGAGGAGCTGGATTTCAAGCTTTGCTTGAGAAAGCAAAGAGgtagcagagaggggcagaagttTACAAGGTGCTGAGTCTGATAAGGGCCTCACGTGGGGGCAGGAAATGGGACTGTGGTCAGGGTGGTGGGCCGGCGATGACAGTTGTTAATCTCGGCCCGCAAGGCTTTATCCTTCACGGGCATCTTCTGTAGTCACAGTCCGGAAGGCAGGGCACAGGCTTGGCTTTTCTCTGTAGATTAACAGACCAGGCCCGCTTCACTGGCAGGCTCTCAGGGCGGCAGGTAGCGCTCGGGCCTGTAGCCGGCTCCACACGCCTCCGTTTCCACTTTGCAGGTTAAACGTCTCCATTGAGTGTAAGCGAGTGTCCGGACTGGAACCAGCCACCGTGGCCTGGGCCTTCGACCTGACCAAAACCAACATGCAGACCATGTAAGCACACCCCGATGGGTCTTGCTCCTCCCCTTCTGGGGTTTCCCGCCCTGACTGCCCCCACGTTTCCCAGGTACGAGCAAAGCGAGTGGGGCTGGAAGGACCGAGAGAAACGGGAGGAAATGACAGACGACCGAGCCTGGTACCTCATTGCTTGGGAAAGCAGTTCCGTCCCTGTTGCCTTTTCTCACTTCCGGTTTGACGTGGAATGCGGCGATGAAGTCCTGTACTGGTAGGAGCCCCAGCTTGGGGTGGGCGTGGGGAGGAGATGCTGACACTGCTCCAGGCGTCCAGCCGGGTGGCAGAGTCCACCGTCCCCGTCAGGGTCTGCAGGCTGCCAGGGCCCCAGGCTCCTCCGACGGGCCCTGCCTCCCCATGCTCACGTCGCTGCTTTCTTCGTCCAGCTATGAAGTGCAGTTGGAAAGCAAGGTGCGGCGGAAAGGCCTGGGGAAGTTCCTCATACAGATCCTGCAGCTCATGGCCAATAGGTAAGGGCCACCCTGCGTGTCGCTCCGTTGTAAGGATCTGCCTCTGAGCCATCCGCAGTTCTTTGAGCCTCCATGGAGGACAGGGCCCATAGGAACGTTTTGGAAGAAAGGCGTGTAGATAGAACCCTCTCAGTAAGAGTCCCTGCCCTGCTGGGACTCCAGATTTTGTACATGCGTTTCGATGCAGCGTTGCTTCGGAGAGCCTGTTGTGCCCCAGTCGTGGGGGTGCGGAGAGGAAGTGGAGAAGAAGCCGGTCAGGTGGGGGCCTGGCGGCCGTGCGGTCTCGTCAGCCCCGTAACAGAGGGGAGCACTGAGCGCTGTGGGTGCCCAGCGCGGAGGTAGAGTCAGGGCGCAGAGCAGCGCTCCTCACGAGCAAATGAGAGACCGCAGGCAGAGGCATGAAAGAGGAGGTGTGATTTCGcgtctgtttctctttctggaaggtgttctctctgctttcttctcagCACACAGATGAAGAAAGTTATGTTAACTGTATTTAAACACAATCATGGCGCCTACCAGTTCTTCCGAGAAGCACTGCAGTAAGGAGCTGGGCCCCGGTGTGGGACTCTCTGGGCAGTAGGAGGTGCCTGCCCCAGGGTCCTGGCCCTCACCCTCGCGCTCATTCATCCTGAAGCCTGAGCTCCCAGTCCAGCGGTCCATGGGAGTGGCCTGGGGATCAGTGAGATGTGTGGCAATGCCCTCTGGCTGCGCCCTCACTCCTAGGGGTCTCACAAGTGCGGCTGGTGGAAGAGTTCTCAGGCCGGGGAGGAAGGCAGTCAGCTGCCTGCAGTCCAACCTTTCTTCTTGCCTGCCTTGCAGATTTGAAATCGATGACTCTTCCCCCAGCATGTCTGGGTGCTGTGGAGAGGACTGCTCCTATGAGATCCTGAGCCGGAGGACCAAGTTTGGGGACAGCCAGCACTCCCACGCGGGCGGGCACTGTGGTGGCTGCTGCCACTGAGCTCCCAAGCTAGAATGCTCTCTCCAAGGCCTGTCTTCTCCCCGGGCTCACGCTGCCGGCCAAGTGCCCTCAGAGCTGTGGCCTCCTCAGCCCTGCACGTGCCAGGCTGCAGCCTGAGAGCACAGAACCCTGGGGAGGAGTGGTCCaagctgcccctcctcctctctcctggaaGAGCAGAGTGcccagaaggagcagagaggagagggtgcTGAGGGAGGAGCTGGCGGAGGCCGGGCACGAAGCGTATCTTCTCATGGTGGCTGCCTTCTCGCCTGGCCCTTGTGCCCTTGAGCATGAGGTTCCCCACCTTCTCTGCAGATGGATTCCTGAcaagccccctccctcccccctgccacacacacacttggACAGATGAGGTGTTTATACCCACCTTTATAAAAGTCCTGGAGCCCCGGGTCAGGGTCTGGCTGGTCCTCAATGAAGAATGGATTCCGTACGAGATCGGGACGTAGAGATAGGCTTCAGAGAGACTCACGTTTCATAGATGAATGCTCTGGTGGAGACCGTGGGAAGGCCTTTTGTGCCACGACGCTGGGAAGCAAGGGGCTCTTTCTAGCTGTGCTTTTATGGGCTCACGGCGGCCGGGGAGGCATTCCAGGGGACCGGCCCGTCGGAAGGAAggccccatccctctctctgagGACCAGGAACAAGGTGtggatgggggcggggtgggggggccagaAGACAGTTGCGTCTCTGGGCTTTTGGACTTAGTGACTCGAGCTCTTCGTTCACAGAAACAAGCCGGAGGTCCTGCCGGTGCCTCTCCATCGCCCTTCACCACTTGTTCTCCCTCAGCTCACCCCCTTACCCCTTCACCCTGTTCTTACTCTCACAGGGGAGAATAACGTTAGggagcccctccccttcccccagaagGATCCCTCGTTCCTGGCGTGTTCAGTACTGTCTCCTCTCAGATCTTGGTGCTGATTGCTCTCTGAAGGTGGGGCCCCCCCCTCCCGCTTCAGAGAGCCCCCAGCCAGCAGCAGGCCCCTCTGCCTGCGCTCCCCAGCCTTGCCCCTTGCTGCCTCAGTGAGGCCCTGGCGCCACTGCCCTGGCTGGCGGCTTCGGCTGCAGCAGGAATGCCTCTCGGTGGCCCAAACCgctgctcctctctctgtccaGTGTCCGCCTTCGGCAGCGGGCTGGAGCAGGGGGAGAAGGCCTTCCTCCTCTCCCGCGGGATAGAAAGGCTGTGGGTCGGAGCTTCTACTTGCCCTGATCTCTGGGCCTTGTTCCCCTCCCAGGGAAGGTAATGACCAAATTCTTATCCAGGAAAAAGCCCCGCCGCCTCCCCTTGGACATCCTTTGGGGAGTGTCTTAAAGGTTCTAGCCTTTGTGAAGTTGCTCTTTGGAGGTCTGTTCTGACCTCAGcgtctgcccctaccccaccctctgccctgaCTCAGGTGGTCTATGCTGGCGGGTCTCCCTGGAGCTGTTCttgcctctcccctactttccTGCTTGTGCAGGGGCCTGTCGCACGGCCTCCTTCACCCACCCGGCCCTCCTGAGTGCTCCGTGTTGCTCTTGACCCCGCCAGCAGCCGACGTGGCACTCCGTTGGAGAGGGCCTTGCAGCTTTACACTGGAACAAgcccccctctgcccccgccttctggcttggggaggggggggtggattttacatgggcgggggtgggggggagaaattTGAATTGAATTGCTGGGAGGGCATTGGTGGGCTCCCTCCAAGAATCATGGAATGACAGAAGCatgtttaggaatttttttcctctgatcCTTATCTCTCGACACAGAATGGATAGATATTTATTGTCTTAGATCATGGATTTCTGATACCTCCCATTCAAGGGGATCAAAAGGAACCCCACTGTAAATCCTTCATGAGGTGAGTTCAGTGTATGTCGTCTCTTTCCATTCATCGGACACCTGTCACTGAGCCCACTGGCAGATGGGGTGCCTCGTGTGCCGCACCCTGGTCCTCCTGCCTCTGCCGGTCACTTcctgcagggctgctgggggtgggggcgggggtcaggGCTGGGGCGGGAGAGGCACTGCTTGAGGCCAGTAGGCCACTCTCTGTTGTTGGTGTTGAGCCCATTCAGTTCTCACTTCCCCGGGTCTTGGTTTTGAGAAACAGGGCAGGCCTTTTGTTCCcggcttttttgtgtgtttgtttggggcatgttaaaatattttttaagacttttttttttttttttttttttagttgtatccaccctatttcagattctttttGTTGATGTCAAAAATGTGTATATGACATGCCTATGGTTCTTTTTAAccctttctggttttgttttttagaggaaactgaaaataaagtccttcttgatatatatttttttctttagcaactTGTTATCACTGGAATCAAAGGGAAAAGTGATCTCTTTTTGCATTGGTTGTATTTGTATGTCACAAATAAAAGACACTTTGTTCAGCTGCTGGGATGGTGTCCTAATGCTGGGGTGCCATGGGCAGCGTGGTCTCGGGGGACACCCCTGACCTTCACAGTGTCCCACTCTTGGCCTAAACACTGGCAGGCACGTAGCGTGAGGCTGCACACCCCTTCCTGTGAAGGAGACCTCGGCCTGAGAAAACCTCAGGGTGTCTGGGGCAATAGCCAGGGGTGGGAACTGAGACCAAATCCGCCTGTTCGTGCCACTTCCCACTGGCCCCGGGTTAGAGGTAAGAGGTCTTTCAAGGGATGCCTGCTTTGTATCTGGGACCGAGTCCCGAGCCAGGCGCGTTGTGACATCTGACATCTTTGGCTAAATGTAAATTCTAGTGCCCCGGTGACGTGAGTGGGAGTTGAAcagattgtctttttttatttttttttttaacgtttatttcgtTTTAGAGCATGCGAGAGCACGTGCGCTaatgtgcgggggaggggcagagagagggagagcgagaatcccaagcaggctctgcactgttagcgcgGGGCCCTACTCGAGGTTcgagctcaggaactgtgagatcgtgatctgagccgaaataagagtgagatcgtgaactgagccgctcaggcaccctGAGCGTGTGTTTTCTCCCTTTTACTTTATCGGGTTATTCAGAATATTCTTTGTCTCTTAAAAAGATGCTAAACCCCTCTTCCCTTCGCTGATAAAAGACAAAGGCACAAAGGAAGGGTAACTCATGTCAGGCCTGACAGGACAGGAGAGTTGACAGGCGTGTGACAGATGGAGCTACTCAGTTTCTCTCCCAGGTGAGACTCAGTCCCTGGCCCAGGGTGAGCTGGGAAGAGAAGTAGGAAGTGGGCCGGGAACTGGTGTTCAGAAGCACTTCCTGTGGACACTGGAGGGGCCAGCCTTGTGCTCCTGGTTGGGAATCCTATGTGCTGGAAGGTGGCAGGAGGCCAGGAGGGGCCCCAGGCCACATGGAGTCGCCTGTGCGCTGGCAGGGCAGTGTCCTGGGGAAGGCAGGGCAGGCAGGTCATAGTGTTCGGTGACTGTCACTATGTTGTGGCCTCAGCCCTGTGGGCGGGGCACCCCTGGGGGATGGTTTGTGCCCTGGTTGTATCAGGGAGGCACAAAGAAAGGCGTCACAATCCTTGGGAAAAGGAGAGCATTTCACTGGGCTAATAATTGTACCACGGATTTCTCCTGTGACAAAATTCTGCCCCCTAAGCTCTTTGTTCCTTGCAGGCTGCTTTAATTTCAGGCAGGAATTCCTTGGGATGACTGTCCCCTCGCCACAGGGCAAATGGCCAGAGTTGGAAGGGTGTGGGGCTCTTCCTTGGTCACCGCTGACTGGGGTCTGCGCCCACCTCTTCTCCCACCTTCCTGAGCGGCCTGGGCCCCTCTTTGGTCCCCCAGCGGCTGCGTCATAcagctgtccccacccctccctccagctgTAACTGAAGCTTCTTCCCTCAAATGGCACTTGCTGAAGTGCTGCAGGTGAGCAGAAGAGCAGAGGCCTGCAGAGCTCTTCCGTTTCAGTTGGAGCCTGAGCTCGTTTGAAAAGGACTAGGTTTTGCCAGTGCAAGCAGCTTGGTCACCAGGTGATTTCTGCTGGCAGGCTTTGAAGGTGGTCAGTTCAACAACCTTGGTCTTCATGGTGCTGGGGACCAGGACAGTGCTTTTCTGCATCCAGGCTGCAGGGCCCAGGTACACGGTCAGGCCTGGGCAGGAGTTGGTCTCAAGGCCGTGTGTTCCCTCTCAGGGCTTGGCCTAGAGAAGCAAGAGCTGGCCTGGCCTGTCGCCAACCTGTTGTAGGGGCAGTCTCTCCTGAGGGGTACCTCTGTGCCACGCAGGGGAGCTGTTGGGAAAAATGGGGACTGGAGTTGAGAAGGCCAAGATGGAGGACCAGCCACCCTGCGGGGACAGAGGTTTATCTACAAAGGAGGCCTGCAAGAAGGTGTTGGGACAGCAGAAGCGCTTGTCCCCTACAGTGACGACTTGGCAGGTTTTAGCTCTTCtcctgggaggaggaggtggccatAGCCATCTCATATCTGCCTTAGCTTTTCCTTGATGTCCTGTGCGACCTCCCACTGGACTGGATGAGGAGGAGAGGGTGATGGGTTCAAGGAGAGGCGGTCTCCTTGAACCTGCGGCCCGCTCAGCTCCCTCTGACCTGGGCCCCCTGCCTCCTGTCGCCTGTCCAGGGATGGAGAGTGGCCTCTGCGAGCCCTCCCGCCGCACACGCGTGCACTCACAGATTTACGTTTCCTGGAGGCTGCGCGTGCGTCAGTGGACAAGGTGACTGTGAACCTGTACCCTGGGTTTGGGAGTCCCTTCCTTGGGATCTTAATTATAGTAAGGTGCACGTTTGCCGTGGGCCAACAGAGGAAGCCCCTGCTGGGGCCGGGGGTCAGACCACACCGCACCGTGCTTAGTGTAGACCAATCCAAGGTTAGATGGGACGAGGCCCTGAAGGAGAGCAACCAGGCTGAGAAGAGCCTGGAGCTTCTGAAGGAGTGGGGCTGTTCATCTTGGAGAAAAGGTTGGGGCAGGGACACAGCCATGAGCCAAGGTGAGTCAGCAAAACTGGAGGTGGCTGTGGTGGCCCTGGGGGACTGGCTCCAGCTGTGTTGCATTGACGGGCTGTTAGCTCCGGGGCCCTGTAATGGAAGACTGTAATGGAAGAAGGTCTGGCATCCCAGGCCCTGCACCGCTGTGTGGTCCTGCCCTCGTACAGGAGGACATTGTTGcaaggagcagggctggggggtggcctcatccacccctcctccccttccaccGGTTGTGACAAAGTAGCGTGCTGCTCATGCAGTGAGGATCTTCCTGAACTGGCAAGGTCCCAGCCGGGCAGGTCCGCACGCTGGATGGTGAGGGACAGTATAGCCTTCATAGATGGGCACATCGTGAGTGCCGCCACACCCGGAGTCCGGGATGATGCCTGGGGAGTGgactgggcagggggcggggggagggcggtgAGGAGGTGGCCTTCACTCCCAGGGCAGCCTGTGTCCTGAATGTTGGATACAGGGAGTGAGAAGGGATAAGAGAAGTGGCTGGAGGGCTGCGGGGGCCCAGGGATGGGCTTGTCCAGTGCAGGCCTGGCTGAAAGATGGGGTATCGAGAACAATGAGAAAGAACGGGGGACTCACTTGTCCTGGGCTACAGGATGGAGAAGAGGTCAGGGTATAGAGTTGAGGGTCCAGAAGGCAGAGGGGTCTGGATGCAGGGTCACAGCAGGATAGGGGTGAGGCTGGGAGCACTGGTGCAGCCAGAGTCATAGAGCAGCAGCACAGGCTTGGATGGTCACATACATGACCTGGGTCATTTTTCCCTCTCGGCCTTGGGGTTGACTGGGGCCTCCATGAGCAGCATGGGATGCTCCTTTTGGTCCACGCTCACCATGATGCCCTGGGGAGGCAGACGGGGAGGGCTTGCGTGTGCTTGGGGGGTGGTCCAGCCTGGCGGCCCCACCCCTCGGCCCATCTCAGTGTACCCATCTATATCATGGGCCCAGGAGCAGTGGCACCCGGGCTTGCAGACCGGAGTGCTCAGTTCTGTTGGGGGTCTTGGTGGGCTGTCAGCTGTGGGGTGTGGGTGGACCCTGCCACACCAGCGTCCCTGGACTTCACCAAGCCTGAGCGGCTGTAGCACACAGCGCATGAGTGAGGTGATCTGATCTTCACACGTGGCCACTGGCTGTGGGCTGCAGGCCGAAAGGGGTTAACCACTGCTTGGCTCCTGGGAGGTGGCTGAAACTTTCCAACCAGCTGCCAGACCCCT
The Neofelis nebulosa isolate mNeoNeb1 unplaced genomic scaffold, mNeoNeb1.pri scaffold_66, whole genome shotgun sequence DNA segment above includes these coding regions:
- the NAA40 gene encoding N-alpha-acetyltransferase 40 — translated: MGRKSSKAKEKKQKRLEERAAMDAVCAKVDAANRLGDPLEAFPVFKKYDRNGLNVSIECKRVSGLEPATVAWAFDLTKTNMQTMYEQSEWGWKDREKREEMTDDRAWYLIAWESSSVPVAFSHFRFDVECGDEVLYCYEVQLESKVRRKGLGKFLIQILQLMANSTQMKKVMLTVFKHNHGAYQFFREALQFEIDDSSPSMSGCCGEDCSYEILSRRTKFGDSQHSHAGGHCGGCCH